One part of the Corallococcus exiguus genome encodes these proteins:
- a CDS encoding PaaI family thioesterase codes for MAMEQACLRELVERGPGTARVRLPVSSRRLNGLGTPHGALIFALADIAFATACNSHGQTAIGIQANITYLTAANDGPLEATARELSRGRKLATYEVRVLDSGERQIAAFQATAYLR; via the coding sequence ATGGCCATGGAGCAGGCCTGTCTCCGCGAGCTGGTGGAGCGCGGTCCAGGGACCGCTCGCGTCCGCCTCCCGGTGTCCTCTCGCCGGTTGAACGGGCTTGGGACGCCGCACGGCGCCTTGATCTTCGCGCTGGCCGACATCGCTTTCGCCACGGCTTGCAACTCGCATGGCCAGACAGCCATCGGCATCCAGGCCAACATCACGTACCTGACCGCGGCGAATGACGGTCCCCTGGAGGCGACAGCCCGCGAGCTTTCACGCGGCAGGAAGCTGGCCACGTATGAAGTGCGCGTGCTCGACTCCGGGGAGCGGCAGATCGCGGCCTTCCAGGCGACTGCGTATCTGAGGTGA
- a CDS encoding helix-turn-helix domain-containing protein, whose amino-acid sequence MTARDMEATGRTLLAYLTEVRLARARELLNASDEAVSQVAHRVGYENAATFTALFRRHHEQTPTAYRESSRGSAG is encoded by the coding sequence GTGACCGCGCGAGACATGGAAGCGACAGGGCGAACGCTGTTGGCGTACCTCACGGAGGTCCGTCTGGCTCGGGCGCGGGAGTTGCTGAACGCCAGCGACGAAGCCGTCTCACAGGTTGCTCACCGGGTGGGCTACGAGAACGCCGCCACGTTCACCGCGCTCTTCAGGCGGCACCACGAGCAGACGCCGACCGCCTACCGCGAGTCATCCAGGGGCTCCGCTGGCTGA
- a CDS encoding TIGR03118 family protein has protein sequence MKTTSIRELGRRCGGYVLGLSLAVVALPGAAIAQAPGGLPNTYTQRNLVSDGSAAAEHPDPNLINSWGLAFNPFGAAWVADNGTGVSTLYDGDGNAQSLVVTIPVPTGATAPSSPTGVVFNGSEGFVVTSGSASGAARFIFVTEQGVVAGWSPLAAPANAILTVDNSGSNAIYKGVALANNGTAAYLYATDFHNGKVDVFDSNFAPATLSGNFTDPNLPAGFAPFGIQNINGDLYVSYAQQDDERKDDVHGAGLGYVNVFDSNGNLIRRLISAGSLNAPWGMAVAPASFGRFAGRLLVGNFGDGTINAFDTVTGTLDAQLQGTNGKPIVIDGLWALAFGNGLMNQPTRTLFFTAGPAEESQGLYGRLDVATPGATRVPSRPTR, from the coding sequence ATGAAGACAACGTCGATTCGCGAACTGGGGCGGCGGTGTGGGGGATATGTGCTTGGATTGTCGCTTGCCGTGGTGGCGCTGCCTGGAGCGGCCATCGCCCAGGCACCGGGCGGGCTTCCCAACACGTACACCCAGAGGAACCTTGTCTCCGATGGCAGCGCGGCCGCGGAGCATCCGGATCCCAATCTGATCAACAGCTGGGGGCTTGCCTTCAACCCGTTCGGCGCCGCCTGGGTCGCCGACAACGGGACAGGGGTGTCAACCCTCTATGACGGCGATGGGAACGCGCAGTCGCTCGTGGTCACCATCCCGGTGCCCACGGGAGCCACGGCTCCGTCGAGCCCCACGGGCGTCGTCTTCAACGGCTCCGAGGGCTTCGTGGTCACCTCGGGAAGCGCCAGTGGGGCTGCTCGCTTCATCTTCGTGACGGAGCAGGGCGTCGTGGCTGGCTGGTCTCCGCTGGCGGCCCCAGCCAATGCCATCCTCACGGTGGACAACTCCGGCAGCAACGCGATCTACAAGGGCGTCGCCCTGGCGAACAATGGCACCGCCGCCTATCTCTACGCGACCGACTTCCACAACGGAAAGGTGGACGTCTTCGACAGCAATTTCGCGCCCGCCACGCTGAGCGGGAACTTCACGGACCCGAACCTGCCTGCCGGCTTCGCGCCGTTCGGCATCCAGAACATCAACGGCGACCTCTACGTGAGCTATGCGCAGCAGGACGATGAGCGCAAGGACGACGTGCACGGCGCGGGCCTGGGCTACGTCAACGTCTTCGATTCAAACGGGAACCTGATCCGCCGGCTCATCTCCGCGGGCAGCCTGAACGCGCCGTGGGGCATGGCCGTGGCGCCCGCCAGCTTCGGGCGGTTCGCCGGGCGCCTGCTGGTGGGCAACTTTGGCGACGGCACCATCAACGCCTTCGACACCGTGACGGGCACCCTGGATGCCCAACTCCAGGGCACCAACGGGAAGCCGATCGTCATCGACGGCCTCTGGGCGCTCGCGTTTGGCAACGGCCTCATGAACCAGCCCACCCGCACGCTGTTCTTCACCGCGGGTCCGGCGGAGGAGAGCCAGGGCCTGTACGGCCGGCTGGACGTGGCCACCCCGGGCGCGACCCGCGTCCCCTCCCGTCCCACGCGCTGA
- a CDS encoding GatB/YqeY domain-containing protein, with product MKTVDEWKATLRAAMKEALRNRNAPASAVLRETLAAIDNAEAPDVSVAPAPVSGGIAGGVSGLGSGEVARLLLSPEAVDALVQREIQEHRDAVALYTRLGKHEEARTLQAQVDVLLAL from the coding sequence ATGAAGACCGTGGATGAATGGAAGGCAACGCTGCGGGCCGCGATGAAGGAGGCCCTGCGCAACCGGAACGCGCCCGCTTCGGCGGTGCTTCGGGAAACGCTCGCCGCCATCGACAATGCCGAGGCGCCCGATGTGAGCGTCGCTCCTGCTCCGGTCTCTGGTGGCATCGCCGGCGGCGTGAGCGGGCTCGGAAGTGGAGAGGTGGCCCGGTTGCTGTTGTCGCCGGAGGCGGTGGATGCGCTCGTCCAGCGTGAAATCCAGGAGCATCGCGACGCGGTGGCGCTCTACACCCGACTTGGCAAGCATGAAGAGGCCCGGACGCTCCAGGCGCAAGTGGATGTGCTGCTGGCGCTTTGA
- a CDS encoding sterol desaturase family protein, translating to MLLAPARRIDLGKRAGVTGGLLGVLCVVAEFCFLFPHVLVSNDGRAFYVEHLEVFRSILQVSIIATFLLGTFSVMTLRSKAHGGIAMVLALVALLLGGSEAEPLTHTPRAMSAGLDFFALDLLVLGLVFIPMERLWGLNEQKIFRVGWQTDLKHFFVSHVGVQLISFAVLIPVQVFLSWAVKLDFQAHVAAQPIWLQFFEILLVIDLVSYWVHRAFHTVGWMWSFHAIHHSTLQMDWLASSRSHLVDILVNRFAGFVPVFLLGFHPSAIYGYLVFVSFHAVYIHANVNHRWPYLRWIFATPEFHHWHHTSDDEGIDKNFAVFLSFIDVIFGTAHMPSHWPSKYGTTKFQPPETYLGQLAYPFKRHEETPYG from the coding sequence ATGCTTCTTGCTCCCGCCCGGCGCATCGACCTGGGCAAACGCGCCGGTGTCACCGGCGGGTTGCTGGGCGTGCTCTGCGTGGTCGCGGAGTTCTGCTTCCTGTTTCCCCACGTACTCGTGTCCAACGATGGCCGGGCCTTCTACGTGGAGCACCTGGAGGTCTTCCGGAGCATCCTCCAGGTGTCCATCATCGCCACCTTCCTGCTGGGCACCTTCAGCGTGATGACCCTGCGCTCCAAGGCGCACGGCGGCATCGCCATGGTGCTGGCGCTGGTGGCGTTGCTCCTGGGAGGCAGCGAGGCGGAGCCCCTGACGCACACGCCGCGCGCGATGAGCGCGGGCCTGGACTTCTTCGCGTTGGACCTGCTGGTGTTGGGGCTGGTGTTCATCCCCATGGAGCGGCTGTGGGGGCTGAACGAACAGAAGATCTTCCGCGTCGGCTGGCAGACCGACCTCAAGCACTTCTTCGTCAGCCACGTGGGCGTGCAGCTCATCTCCTTCGCGGTGCTCATCCCCGTGCAGGTGTTCCTGTCCTGGGCCGTGAAGCTCGACTTCCAGGCGCACGTCGCCGCGCAGCCCATCTGGTTGCAGTTCTTCGAAATCCTGCTGGTCATCGACCTGGTGAGCTACTGGGTGCACCGGGCCTTCCACACCGTCGGGTGGATGTGGAGCTTCCACGCCATCCACCACTCGACGCTGCAGATGGACTGGCTGGCCAGCTCGCGCAGCCACCTGGTGGACATCCTGGTCAACCGCTTCGCGGGCTTCGTGCCGGTGTTCCTGCTCGGATTCCACCCGTCCGCCATCTACGGCTACCTCGTGTTCGTGTCCTTCCACGCGGTGTACATCCACGCCAACGTCAACCACCGCTGGCCGTACCTGCGCTGGATCTTCGCGACGCCGGAGTTCCACCACTGGCACCACACATCCGATGACGAAGGCATCGACAAGAACTTCGCTGTCTTCCTGTCATTCATCGACGTCATCTTCGGCACCGCGCACATGCCGTCCCACTGGCCCTCGAAGTACGGCACCACGAAGTTCCAGCCGCCGGAGACCTACCTGGGCCAGCTGGCGTACCCGTTCAAGCGCCATGAAGAGACGCCCTACGGGTAG
- a CDS encoding M9 family metallopeptidase: protein MRGPVTDWCRWNIAFAVGFILCATSALARPGAPPPAESSWGVHGLEHPHQRIQPDEREPEMAPERLRQKHAPVLRAQTLVACEPAAFASASGMELVSRVKGSTEDCLNSLFYATAPQSGQIFIESKMVTIANALTVSAQQYAGNNSAQTLQLILFLRAGYYVQFYQSGTVGSYGASLRDAIRPALAAFVANTHFTDVNDAHGAVLREFVILIDSAVEAAQHLGTLRGLLDRFNATTEASYYMSGATNSVYQVLYRSHSNAAFLAAVQADTSILQSLESFITRTEHLLGTSNQYLTVNAARELARFLRHTGPLQTLTRPKVKAVIDNHSMTGPSAGLWVGAAEMVDFYDKANCAYYGTCDFRRTVEQTVLGITHTCGATLRMRAQHMTATQLTQSCDQLATQETYFHDTLKTNRVPVASDNNTSLEVIIFDSSLDYQNYAGVLFGINTNNGGMYLEGDPAASGNQARFISYEAEWLRPTFEVWNLRHEYVHYLDGRYNMKGDFNTSTSQPTVWWIEGLAEYISKKNDNASAVTLGKSKAFQLSEVLRNNYSSSADRVYSWGYLSTRFMFERHADQVDTFLAQFRAGNYTPYRQSLDALGTANDTEFHQWIDCVARAADPSVCVPPGSGPGPIPACTASNPQQLDNDCYRGPLASTGTLLYFYLYVPPGARNLRFVASGGTGNADLYVRSDTWPSQTVYDYRPYLPGNDETVEVPSPTTGAYYYLMLVARTPYSDVKLEAHFDRAT, encoded by the coding sequence ATGCGCGGTCCTGTCACGGATTGGTGTCGCTGGAACATCGCCTTCGCTGTCGGATTCATCCTGTGCGCGACGAGCGCGCTCGCCCGCCCTGGTGCGCCCCCACCCGCCGAGTCCTCCTGGGGGGTCCACGGGCTGGAACATCCCCATCAACGCATCCAGCCCGACGAGCGCGAGCCGGAGATGGCCCCAGAGCGACTGCGACAGAAGCACGCTCCTGTCCTCCGGGCGCAGACCCTGGTGGCCTGTGAGCCGGCTGCCTTCGCGTCCGCCAGCGGCATGGAGCTTGTCTCACGGGTGAAGGGCTCCACGGAGGACTGTCTCAACTCGCTGTTCTATGCGACGGCCCCCCAGTCCGGGCAGATCTTCATCGAGAGCAAGATGGTCACCATCGCCAACGCGCTCACCGTCAGCGCCCAGCAGTACGCGGGCAACAACTCCGCGCAGACACTCCAGCTCATCCTGTTCCTGCGCGCTGGCTACTACGTCCAGTTCTACCAGTCAGGCACGGTGGGCAGCTACGGCGCCTCGCTGCGCGACGCCATCCGTCCGGCCCTCGCGGCCTTCGTCGCCAATACCCATTTCACGGACGTCAACGACGCACACGGCGCGGTGCTGCGGGAGTTCGTCATCCTCATCGACAGCGCGGTGGAGGCAGCCCAGCACCTGGGCACGCTCCGGGGCCTGCTGGACCGCTTCAATGCCACCACCGAGGCGTCCTATTACATGAGCGGCGCCACCAACAGCGTCTACCAGGTCCTCTACCGGAGCCATTCCAACGCGGCCTTCCTGGCGGCCGTGCAGGCGGACACGTCCATCCTCCAGTCGCTCGAGTCCTTCATCACCCGCACCGAACACCTGCTGGGCACCTCCAACCAGTACCTCACCGTCAACGCGGCGCGCGAGCTGGCCCGCTTCCTCAGACACACCGGACCGCTCCAGACCCTGACGCGCCCCAAGGTGAAGGCGGTCATCGACAACCACTCGATGACAGGTCCCTCGGCGGGCCTCTGGGTGGGCGCGGCGGAGATGGTCGACTTCTACGACAAAGCCAATTGCGCGTACTACGGCACCTGCGACTTCCGCCGGACGGTGGAACAGACGGTGCTCGGCATCACCCACACCTGTGGAGCCACCCTGCGCATGCGCGCGCAGCACATGACGGCGACCCAGCTCACGCAGAGCTGCGACCAGCTCGCCACGCAGGAGACGTACTTCCACGACACGCTGAAGACGAACCGCGTGCCCGTGGCCAGCGACAACAACACGTCCCTGGAGGTGATCATCTTCGACAGCAGCCTCGACTATCAGAACTACGCTGGCGTGCTGTTTGGCATCAATACCAACAATGGCGGCATGTACCTGGAAGGGGACCCCGCCGCCTCCGGCAACCAGGCCCGCTTCATCTCCTACGAGGCGGAGTGGCTGCGGCCCACCTTCGAAGTCTGGAACCTGCGCCACGAATACGTCCATTACCTGGATGGCCGCTACAACATGAAGGGTGACTTCAACACGAGCACCAGCCAGCCCACCGTCTGGTGGATCGAGGGCCTGGCCGAATACATCTCCAAGAAGAACGACAACGCCAGCGCGGTGACGCTGGGCAAGAGCAAGGCCTTCCAGCTCAGCGAGGTCCTGCGCAACAACTACAGCAGCAGCGCCGACCGCGTGTACTCGTGGGGCTATCTGTCCACGCGGTTCATGTTCGAGCGGCACGCGGACCAGGTGGACACCTTCCTCGCACAGTTCCGCGCGGGCAATTACACCCCCTATCGCCAGTCCCTGGACGCGCTGGGCACGGCGAACGACACGGAGTTCCACCAGTGGATTGACTGCGTCGCGAGGGCCGCGGACCCGAGTGTCTGCGTGCCCCCTGGCTCCGGCCCCGGGCCGATTCCTGCCTGCACGGCATCCAACCCGCAGCAGCTCGACAATGACTGCTACCGGGGCCCGCTGGCCTCCACCGGCACGCTGCTCTACTTCTATCTCTATGTGCCTCCCGGCGCGCGCAACCTGCGCTTCGTGGCAAGCGGCGGCACGGGCAACGCGGACCTGTATGTCCGCAGCGACACCTGGCCCTCTCAGACCGTGTATGACTACCGGCCCTATCTCCCAGGCAATGACGAGACGGTGGAAGTCCCCTCCCCCACCACTGGCGCCTACTACTACCTCATGCTCGTGGCCCGCACGCCCTACTCGGACGTGAAGCTGGAGGCCCACTTCGACAGGGCAACCTGA